The Mucilaginibacter rubeus genomic interval CTGCAATGATGATGAAGCGTTTACATCAATACGACTGATACCTTTTTTACCTCGTTTTGTGGTTACGATGATAACACCATTAGCTGCCCTCGAACCGTAAATGGTTGCTGATGAAGCGTCTTTCAATACCTGTAATGATTCAATATCCGCCTGGTTAATTTCTTCCAACCCACGGGTGGTTGGTACGCCGTCGATAACATACAATGGATCGTTGTTATTCAGGGTGCCGATACCGCGGATGCGGACAGTTGCACCACCTTCGGGCGAACCGTTGGTGGTGATGTACACGCCGGGTACCCGGCCCTGTAAGGCTTTGGTAGCATTACCTTGCGGAATATCCTTAATATCGGTCATTTTTACTACGGATACAGCGCCTGTCAGATCGGCCTTTTTCTGGCTTTGATAACCGGTTACAACTACTTCGTCAAGGTTGCCCGACTGATATTCAAGGGCTATAAGCACCGGTTCGTTAGCCGCTTTAACGGTGTAGGTAAACGTTTGCATCCCTACAAAAGAGAAAGTGATATTACCGTTTACGGTGGCGTTAAGGCTAAATTTTCCGTTAACATCCGTAATGGTACTTGCTATGGCCGATTTTACGGTAACGCCGGCAAGCGGTGTCCCCCGCTCTTTTTCGGTCACCGTGCCTGTTACTACTTTTTGCTGACCGTACAGGGCCACGTAACAGAGCATGAACATGATTGTTAAAATTTTTTTCATAATTCGTTTGGTTTTAATGTTGGTTTGATAAGCTCTTTTTGAAAGTTTTAATCAAGAAGAATTGCACTTTAATCGATTAAAGTAATGGATTTTAAAATGGTTCATATAATTGTACTGTTTAATTTTAAAATTGATTATCTGGTTTAAACTTTACTTTAATCGATTAAAGTAAAGGGGCAAAAAAAAATTCTATGTTTCACGGCATGATTTTCCCGGGACAAACCCCGCCTGGAATGTCAGTTTTTTCTTTATCTTTTGGTTATTGATCAGGTTTACCAAAGTCTTTACCGCGGCCTCCCCCATTTCTTCCAATGGTTGCCTTCCGTGTGTAACCGGGCAGTAAAACAAATCAAACGCGTCCGATTCGTCAAAGCTCAGTACAGATACATCACCCGGCACCTTTACCCCCAGCGCGTTTAACCGCTTTAAAGCTTCGATAGCTAAACGATCTGTTGCCAGAAAAATGGCGTCAGGCTTATTGGCAGAATTTAATAATGGTTTAAGAACTGGTTCTATTTCCTTTGATAAATCGTCGCCCTTAACATGGATCAACCATTCGGGGTGGCTTTCAAGGTGATGGTCTTTCAGCGCATCTAAATACCCCCTATCACGCTCCTGCAAATGGAACATGTTTGTTTTTAGATTGATAAAGCTGATCCTTTTATGGCCAGAAGCAACCAAATAGGATACCGCGTCATACGCAGCCTTGTAATTATCTAAAGCAACGTAGTTTGTATCTATCTCAGGGAAATAACGGTCAATCAGCACAAATGGGATCCCTGAATTTTGCAGATGCAGGATTTGCTCCTGCGAGTCTCCGCCCGGCACAAGGATAAGGCCATCTACCTGCCGGTTTACCAGCACATTGGTCAGTTCGGTAAATTTCTCCCGGTTTTCGTTGGTGCTGCCAAAAATCACAGTAAAGTTGAGGCGCTTGGCCTCCGCCTCTATAGCCCGGGTAATCCCGGTACTAAAGCGGTAATTTATATCGGCCACCACTAAGCCAATGGTATGGGTTTTCCGGATGCGGAGACTTTTGGCCACCTGATTGGGTTGGTAGTTTAATTCAATAGCGGCTAATTTGATCTTCTCCGCGTTTTCCTTGCTCACCTGCTTTTCCTCTGCCTGCCCGTTAAGCACATACGAAACCAGCGCGGTGGATACACCAACGTGTTGCGCAATATCTTTTAGGACAACTTTTTTCACGGTGTTGAAAGGCTACAGATTTCGGTTAAATTGGAATATGAAAACAAATCTAACGCTTTAAACGATTAAAGCAAATAAATCTGCAAATTTTATCCAAAATTAGATGCCAGATCAAAACCTGTTCATTTAGCTTTCCTTATCTTGTAGTTTAGCCAAAGCACACCGCCGGGCAGTTCTTTTACCTTTTTTAACTTCATTTCGGTAACGGCCCCGTCTTCAAACACGCTGGTTGCAGTTGTTCCATCGGCCAGTGGCAAAAGCAGCAAACTTAATTCATCAACCAATCCTGCTTTCATCATAGCGCCGTTTAAATTTCCGCCACCTTCCAGCATTATTGTTTTTATCGGGAACAGGCTTGTCAACTTCTTTAAAGCCAATGCAAGATCAACTTCCTTGTCGCCCGCGATAACATATGATATTCCACGGTCACGCAAATAATCAACATAGCCTTGTGAAACCTGGGCCGTAAGTACCTCGATTAAATGATCGCCGTCGATGTTGTTTTCTTTCCAGGCCAACTTGCCTTTAGCATCTATCGCGATAGCAAACGATTTGGCTTTAGCATCGGCTACAAAGTCGGTAGTTTCATTTGTTTGCTCACCATGGTGAGTGTACAGGCCATCTGAAAAGTCTCGCTCCATGGTTACCCTGCCGCACATCCAGGCCTGGCTGTCATATTTCTTATGAACCTTTTCATACAAACCCGTTGAACCTTTACCTGTTTTGGTATCCGCCCAGTTCTTGGTCAATATTTTGCCATCAACCGAACTCATCATGTGGCAAACAACGTAAGGTAATTTTGATTTCGGAGGCATGTTATTTAACGATATGATCGGCTACTTTTTTTATTTTCTTTTTCTTTATACCAGTCTTAGCACTAACAACATCCGAAGCCAGATCTTTCGCCTCATCTTTTAGTTTATGCTTAATAGACCGGACCACCTCTCCCCCGCTTTCGGTTAAAAATAAATAAGCTAATGTACCGGCCACCAACGCGCCAGCTGCTATGGCTACAATAAGCCCTGTATTATCTTCTTTTTTAAATGGATTTTTCATAATGGGTTAACAAAACCTGCGGCAAATTGTTAGCATAAAAAAGGAGGAATTATGCCATGGCTTAACGGCGACTACCCGCCATCATACAAAAATCAACCTAAAAAAATAAGGGACAAAGCAACCGAAATTGCAAACGAAGTGCTAAAAACAACCGGCAACGAAGGCGAAGCTATCGCAACCGGTCTGAAACAAGCGCGGGCCCATTTCAAAAAAGAAGAAAAAACCAAAGGAGAATAAAACCTGAATTTGTCTTGTTCTATAAGTGGTCGATACGGACCCAGTTCATACCGGCCGATGTAGCAGCTATGGTTCCCGCTTCGCCATCTTCAAATACAAGGCAATCTTCCGGATTAACCTCAAGCAATTTCGCCGCTTTCAAAAAAGGGTCTGGAAAAGGTTTTCCATGCTCGGTTTCACCGGCACAGACCATGACTTCAACAAGCGATGCTATCCCAAGCACTTCCAGCGTCTTTTCTACCGCAACCCTGCCGCTTCCGGATACCACGCCGATCTTTACTTTCCCCGCATGCGCCCGCAGATGGTCTACCACATGGGCTATGGGTAAAGTATGCGCTATATATTCGTCCAGAAACAATTTATATTTCAACTCCTTAAACTCCAGCGGGTCAAAGTCTGTCCCGTATTTTTTGTTTATCTCCTCAATAACATTGACCACCGGCCATCCTGCCAGTTCATCTATAATATCTCCTTCAATAACGTGCCCTTTATTTGCTGCTACTTTGATGTAAGTTTCCTTGTGCGCACCCATATTATCGGCCAGTGTGCCGTCACAATCGTATAAATAAGCTTTATATCCTTTACTCAGATTGGTTAATTGCTCAAGCTTTGAAATTTCCATGGCGGCAAATATAGCCCGACAGCAATTAAATAAAATAACGAAGCGGTCATTAAAATCGCGGATAATTTAATTATGGCTGTCCAGTGCTTTAATAAAAGCAATCAACTCCTTTTTTTCCTTAGCTGTGAGGCGAAGTTTATCGGCAGAAAGTGTTTGGTTTGGCACTTTCAATCCCATTCCCGCACCTCCGCCTTCATTGTAAAAATCAATTACTTCCTCCAGTGTCTTATAAACGCCGTTGTGCATATACGGCGCAGTCCTACTGGAATTACGTACGGTTGTCACTTTAAACGCATGCCGGTTAAAGTCTAATGGTTGAATGCCAAATAACCCGGGATCCGGATCAATGATTTTACGATTTTTCATTTTCGGCACCCCAATCACTTCGGCCTCCATCTGTACATATCTTGGCGGAAGCGTACTGTTAAACAAAGGCATGTAATGACATGTTGAGCAACGCGCCTTGCCCATAAAAATATTAAAACCGTTGATTTCCGTTTGAGTAAGTATTTTCGGATCGCCTTGCATATAAGCGTCAAACCGGCTATTCAATGCGGTGAGGCTTCGGATATAGCTTGCCAAAGCATTCATCACTTCTCCCGTATCGATAGCTGTTCTGTCTTTTATCGGGAAAGCGTCATTAAAAAGCCCGGTGTAATATTTGTCCTGCCACAGCTTTTTGGTCGAGAGTTTAATGTCGCCATGCATTTCATCGCGATTACCTATTACATCAACAATCTGTTCTTCCAGCGAAGCCGCCCGAAGATCGTAAAACTGAGCAGGCTGTAACGCCGCGTTGATCAATGTTGGTGTATTGCGGAAGATTGTTTTTTTACCCATGATATCCAGATTTTTAACCATACCATCACTAAAAGCTTTACCTGGCTGATGGCAGCTGGCGCAACTGCGGGTTAAAGTACCGGACAGCCGGGGATCAAAAAATAGCTTTTTACCCAATGCTATCTTTTTTTCGGTAACAGAATCCTCCGGGGCGGCGATATAAGCATTGCGATTAAAAGCTTTGGTATCAAATAAGGTTTCCGCATCCTGATTCAACAAACGGTTGTAACGGACATCGGGCAAGTTTAACTGTTGATGTAAATGGGTTAAAGCCTTTGTTAAGGGATTTGCATAAAGGGTGAGAAATGCAGCCCGGTCAAAACGATCAAAAACAACAGGTCTGGAAAGATAGCCTATAGCCTGATCGAAAAGTTCATGCAACGGATCGTTATTATCCTGTACGTAGTACCTCGTAACAACCCCAACACTTTTAAGCGCAGCCGCTGATTCTGCAAAACACTGATGAACGAGGGGATCATCAAAATCATTCAACCCTAATGTCTCTATCCTAAAAACCTCGAGTTTGAGCGCGTCCATGATCTGCCAGTCCTGCAAATCGGCGTGCATAAAATAATCACGATAAGCTTCGGCGTTAGTCTTGAGTTTACTTAACGAAGCGTTAAGCTGCTTCCGTGAGGCAGGGTTAAAATGAGGAAACAAAAACTGCTCTATGACCTGCAAACCCTCCGGCTGAATAACCAGGCCGCTAAGCTCGGTTTCGGGTACCGGAGGCCCGTTAACCTGCCGCGAGGTAAGTGGATCAAAATATTCTGTAGCCCACTCCATCCGTTTATAGGCCAATCGCACATCTTTAAACCGCTGCTGCAACACCTCTTTGTTGCCCCTCGTTGCCGCCGACTGCAAACCGTGCACCGCTGTCAAAAAACTATCAGCCTGCAGTACCAGTTTTTCACGTACATTTTCGGATGTGGACGCCGGGGTATTATGAAAACTCAGCAGGCCAAACCCGATGATAGCCAGGAGGCCTGCTGAAATAACCTTAAAAGTTGAACGCATGGCTTAAGGGATCGGCATGCTGATCGCGGCTATTAAGCGGTTTCAGCCCCCATCTTTTTTCTATAAACGCCATAATGCTTACCGTTTCGTAATTAGTATGATCAACAAATCCTTTTTTCGCGAATGGCGAGATGATCAATGCGGGGATGCGTGTGCCTGGGCCCCATTTGTCGATCTTCGGTGGTGCAACGTGGTCCCAGAAACCGCCATTTTCATCGTAAGTGAGGATTATAACCACGTCTTTAGCATTTGGCCCGTTCAGTACCGCGTTAATTAACTTAACGGCATGGCTTTCACCGGCAGTAACTGTAGAAGCACCAGGATGCTCATTCTCAAGCCCTATCGGTTTAACAAAAGATACTGCGGGCAAGGTACCTTTTTTTGCTGCTTCCAAAAACTCGGTTTCATCTCTCAGGTGTTTTTTTCTTTCTTCTGTGCCTTCCGCATATTTGGTAAAATATGCAAATGGCTGATGATGAAAGGCAAAAGTCGGGTCGGCTTTACCTGCTACAGCATCATTCCAACCTCCTGAATACCAGGCCCAGGAAATTCCCTTATCGGTAAGACGATCACCAATGGTCGGGCCATTTTGATTAGGAATCAGAGTTGCAGGATTGGCACCTTTTGGATGCAGGTTTACAGAATTAGAAGTATTAACGGCATAGCCATCCGGTGTTACCGATCCGTCTTTAATCATTTTTCCGGACGCATCCAGTTGCGCTTTGATATTTTCCGGGGCGTTAGGAAACTCTGGTGAAGCAGCCGCGATCAGCCATTGATGGTTAAGAAATGACCCGCCAAAAGCGCTGTGAAAAAAGTGATCGCAAAGCGTATACTTAGTCGCCAGTTCATACAACGGTAGTTTAGCAGTAGTATAATATCCCATGGTTAAACCTTTGGTATAATTATATAACGCGAACTTGTCCATCTTACCGCCGTTTATTTGCATTTGCTCCTGGTAAAAAGCATGCGTAACATCGGGTGTAGCCTGATCGGCAGCTACATATTGGTCGATATTAAAATAAGTATTTGGCAGGTTTGTAGGGAAAGCGCTGCTCCTCGGCACCGGTGGCAAGGTGTTATAAGGTTTACCTTCGGCATCTATCTGGATAATGTTTTCCTTATTTGCAGATGTAAGGCCGTCCGCTCCTTTAAATTGCCCCCAAAGGTTATCAAAGCTGTGGTTTTCCATATAAATAACTACCACATGCTGTACCTTGTTAATGCCGGGTGCCTCCGGGTCACGAAAAGCCGAAACGCTCAGGCATGTAGCAAGGGTTAAAGCAGCAGCCGGAATAAAAAAGTATCTCCTGTTTAAATTTTTCATAGTTTGTTATTATAGTTTTTGTGCTTTTAAAGGAATTTGTTTGTTCACGTAATCCATACCCTGCTGAAAAGTCGGGATCCAGATCTCTTTCCGGTTAGCTTTCAGGTACCTGATAAGCTCATTATGGGCTTCGGCAGAGATGGTGATATAATCGCCGCCTACGCCATGAATCATTATTATACCCAAACCACCGCTTTGCTGCACTTTTTTTACAAAAGCAATAAGCTGAGCCCCGGTCTCGCCACCTTCTAATCCATAAGAAGGTACGCGAAAAGGATCAAGATGATTAAAATCAGTTATAAAAGCTGTTGAGTCGCCACCGTCCCGGGCATATTTAACCAAAGTATACTTCCGCAGAGAATCTACATAATCCTTCCCACCCGCAATAGTTTCGGCACATGGATAGGCGAATGTCCGTTTGGTTTTTCCGTCTACAGCGTATAAAAACCTGTCCATTACCTCAATCTCCCGAATGATCTGGTAAGCGGTATAATGATCAGAAGGAACAGGGTTGTCATCCGTTCCTGCGCAAGGGTGAAACACAGTGTGGTTACCCAACTCATAGCCCTTTTTAGCAAGGTTTCGCCATTGGGGTATCGACGTACTGTCGATATCACTTGTCAGGAAGAAAGTAGCTGTCAATTTCTCTTTTTTAAGTTCAGGTACAGCATTTTTCAATTGCGAGGGCAAAGCATCATCATAAGTAAGGATGATGGTTGCCTTTTTGCCATCCGGCCATGTTATTGATTGCTGTGCATGTGCAATTGCAAGCGTAGCAAGAAAAAGAAAAGTAAAAAATATTGTTTTCATGTAGTAAGCTTTTAAAAATCAATTTTTTGCAAACAGAAAAAGCATTGCTGTGGTATCGCCACAACATGTACAATCTGATAAGCAGGCAATAATCATAAGCTAATAATCAGATACGAAAACAGGATAAGAAATTTAAAAGATATTTTCCTGGCCTAACGAGCAATGTAAACTGCGCTCTGTTAACGGAGATGTTTGAATTAAAATAAGAAGCTGATACTAAGTTGCGGAGACGCAAAAATGGAACCGGCTTTACCGGGACTTTAAAATTAATCTTCCTGGTTTGGATTTCGACCGCTGAGTTTTCAGAATGCTCATAGTGATCATCCTTCTTCTTAATCAGTCGTTGTAGCAGGATGGTTTTAACAGGATTCTTGCCTTTGTTTTCATAACCTGTTAGTTGGTAAACCAGATAAGGCCGGATCAGAAGCATGAGCACTCCGATACTCAATATCAAGATATTTACCGTTTTCCTGCTCATTTAGATTGATGTTCATGAAAGAACGCACAATATTAAGGCATGTTGCCGACAAATCAAAAACAGTTCTCCGGTAAAATCAGGCACTATTAACTTTTCAAGGCCACAATCTCGTTACCAAATACAATAACGGGGCTATGGCCTTGAAAAGTCGTTTTTTTAGTTTGTAGCTATTGATATTTTACCGCCTGTTTTAAACAAATCATGCGATACAAAATATCCGTTATTAACCTTTCCGTTTACTTTTACCGAGGTAACAGCCCTGCCTTTTCCCGGTTTGCTGATAGTTAAAGTTTTGCCGTTGCTGGTAGTCCATTTCACTTCATCAAACAACGGGGCGGTGACAATATATTTTGGATCGGTTGCCGAAAACGGATATAAACCCAATGCGCTGAAAACATACCACGACGACATTTCACCGGCATCGTCCATCCCGCTGAGTTCCAGTCCTTCGTCGCCAATGCCATAAAGGTTGTTCAAAATATGATCGAGTATTTTTTGGGATTTTGCCGGCTTATTAATAAAAATATAAGCGAACGGCGCCTCATGATCGGGTTGGTTACCCTGGCAATACTGACCTATCATAGTTTCTACGTTTCGGGCAATATAATTAGGGTTCCATGGCAGGGTAAATAACGAATCAAGCTTTGATTCGAATCCTTTTGGCCCGCCGTAAAGTTTGATCAGACCGGGCATATCATGCGGCGCGAAGAACGATACCTGCCAGGCATTAGCTTCGCGGTACATGTATTCATAATACGGATGCTGAGGGTCAAAGTTCCTGATCCATTCACCGTTTTCCAACCTACCCCGCATAAACCGTGTAGATGGGTCAAACATGTTTTTATAGTTTTTTGAACGCGCCATCAAAATGCGGTAATTAGCGGTATCACCTAATTTTTTGGCTATCTGTGCTACCGAATAATCATCGTATGAGTATTCCAGTGTTTTTGAAACTCCTGCTTTGGCTTTGGTTTCCACCTCGGGTTTGGCAATATCCGGATCAGAGATATAACCTTTCTGAATATATTCAGTAATGTACGGACGCGCACCGCCTTCAACATTGGCGTTTCTTAGCAACAATTTATAAGTGCCTTCAACATCAAAATTATCAATTCTCCTCAGGTAAGCTCCCGCGATGGACGAAGCACCGTGATCACCGTGGAAAAACGTAGGGATGAAACCGGTTTTATCGCCAACATCCTTTAATGATTTAATAACATCAAGCGTTACATCAGGCGAGATCAACCCAAGCAGCACATCTTTATTCCGGTAAGTATCCCATAACGATGGTTCTGTATAGTACCTCGCCCCTGTTTTCACTACGTTTCTTTTGGCATCGGTAAACTCGCCGTTTACGTCGCTGCGTAATGCAGGCCACAAAAAAGAACGGTACAGGCAGGAATAAAACATGCGTTTTTGTTTCTCGGTTCCGCCTTTAACTTGTATGTTAGCCAAGAGCTTTTCCCAGGTCTGTGTCGCCTCATTACGAATAGCATCAAAGCTTTTACTGCCTATCTCTTTCTCCAGGTTCTCTTTAGCGTTTTTCTCGCTTACAAATGAGAGCCCGATTTTAAGTTCAACAGGGGTTGAACCTCCATCAGCTAAATACAGCATCGCATATCCGCTACGTTGCCCTTCCTCGGTTTTTTCTAATTTGTTTATTTTGGTGTTTAGTTCGGCATAAAAATAAACGTTTTCGCCGCCCTGAAAACCTTGTACGGCGTTCGGGCCTACCTGTTCTATACGCCAGGTTGATACCCTGCTGTTGGCTTTGCCCAGATCAAAAAGAATTTGCCTGTTGATGTTATTCTTAAACTCATATTTATGGTAACCGCTCCTTAGGGTCGAGGTCAGGCTCACATTTACCTGGTAATCTTCAAGATATACCTGGTAAAACCCCGGTGCCGAGCTTTCTTTTTTATGCGAAAACCTTGAGCCGAATTTGTTTCCCTGCGGATTTGATACTGGCAGAATAGGAATATTACACAAATTCCAATGCCCTTTATTGGTATGCGTAAAGCCATAAATAACCGAGTCCTCATACTGATAACCCGCCCCAGAGCCATAGGCAGTCATAGGACTTAATTGGACCATAGCATTAGGCAATGAGCTGCCCGGAAAAGTAAGCCCGGCCCATGACCGCCATCCTTTGGGCAATTCATAACCCAGAATTTTAGGATCATTGAGCGGTGCGGTACCTATAAAAGTATTTACATACTTAGTATACACCGGTTGGGTTTGGGCATTTACCGTGTTTGCTTTGGAAATAATTAATAACGTTAAACTGAACAGGATTTTAATTGGTTTATTCATTGATAGGTTTAATTAGCGTTTTAATTGAGTTGCTAAATTGATTTAGGACATCGCCAAATTATACATATTTATTTATCTGTCATCCTTTTTTTATAAAATTGATCGGCGATTGCTTATAAGCCCTCTTCAAAAACTAAATAACCTTAGTTTTAATTAATGTACAATAGCGCGCAATTCTTCTTGAAGAGCGCCAAGCGTGAAGATTAAATGAATCTCTTAAAAGTATTTCAGAACTAATCTCCCAGCCTATATAAAACTCCGAATAATTGTTATCTTGACAACAAATTTAACGGCCCCCAATTGCCGTAACCATAGTTAAACCAAAATGAAGATATTCCGGCGCTCTCTATCTCTTAAAAAGCAAAAAAACAGAACTTTTTTAATATTTGGGGGATTGTGTACCCTTGTAATGTCCGCCGGATGTAGCCATGAGCCTGGCACCGATTCTACCCAACCACTGTTTAAACTGCTCCCGCAGGAGCAAACGCACATTGACTTTGCCAATACTTTAACCGAGGGCCTTAATACCAACGTGTTGATGTATGAGTATTTTTATAATGGCGGCGGTGTTGCCACCGGCGACTTGAATGGCGACGGCTTACCCGATGTTTATTTTACCGGCAACATGACCGATAATAAACTATACCTGAACCAGGGCCACATGCAGTTCAAGGATATTACTGCCGAAGCCGGTGTGGCTGGTCGCCCCGGTCCGTGGAAAACAGGAGTAACCATGGCCGATGTTAACGGCGATGGCAAGCTCGACCTATACCTTTGCTATTCGGGAAAAGTAAGGGCCGAAAAACGAATTAACCAGCTATTTATAAACCAGGGTAACGATGCCAATGGCAATCCCATATTTAAAGACATGACTGCCGATTATGGCCTTGATTTCCCATCATTCAGTACGCAAGCCTACTTTTTTGATTACGACCGCGACGGCGACCTGGACTTGTTACTGGTTAACCATAACCCGGCGCGGATCAGTATCATCGATGATATTTATGTTAAGGATGTATCTGCTAAAAGGGATGCCGAATCGGGGATTCGCCTTTTAAGAAATGACAATAACCGTTTTACGGATATCACTACTAACGCCGGGATTATCAATAATCCTTTATCCTACGGTCTGGCTGCTGGCATTGCCGACATCAACGGCGATGGATGGCCGGATATTTATGTATCCAATGATTACAGCGTACCCGACAGGTTGTATATCAACAATACCAGGGGCGCGTTTACCGATGAATTACAGAAGCAGATCGGGCATACTTCATTTTACTCGATGGGTAATGACGTTACCGATATCAACAACGATGGCAAACCGGATATTTACACGCTGGACATGCTGCCTGAAGATAACAAGCGCCAAAAACTGCTGTTCGGTATTGACAACTATGAAGCGTTCGACTTAAACCTGCGGGTTGGCTTTTATTACCAGTACATGCGCAACATGATGCAGATCAACAACGGTGATAATACCTTCAGCGAGGTTGGTCAGTTGGCTGGTGTTTCCAATACCGACTGGAGCTGGTCGCCACTCTTTGCCGATTATGACAACGATGGCTGGAAAGACCTGTTTGTAAGCAACGGCTACACACGTGATTATACCAACATGGACTTTTTAAAGTTTATGGGCGATAACCTGAAAGACAGGCGCGTTATGCGTCAAGACCTGTTAAATATTGTAAACCAAATGCCGTCATCGCAGGTTAAAAGCTACCTGTTTAAAAATAACGGCAATACTACTTTTACAAATATCAGCCAGCAATGGGGAATAACGCTGCCATCAAACAGTAATGGTGCCGCCTACGTGGATCTGGATAATGATGGTGATCTTGACCTGGTAGTGAACAATATCAATCAACCTGCCTTTGTTTATGAAAACCAGGCAGCCAAACAAAACAGCAACCACTATTTAGCTATCAGCCTGAAAGGTGCAGGCGGTAACACACAAGGTATTGGTGCTAAAGTTTCCATATACAATGGCGGCAAACGGCAGTACCTTGAGCAAATGCCGACACGTGGTTTCCAGTCGAGCGTATCTCCTGTATTGCATTTTGGTTTGGGCAAGGATAAACAGATAGATTCATTAAGGATTACCTGGCAGCGCGGCGGCTCACAACTGCTTACCAATGTAAAAGCCGATAAACAGATCACGTTGAACGAGCAAGATGCTAAAGGTACCAATCCAGCATCTCAACCTGTAAAACTGCTGTTTAAAGAAATCCCA includes:
- a CDS encoding LacI family DNA-binding transcriptional regulator, with the protein product MKKVVLKDIAQHVGVSTALVSYVLNGQAEEKQVSKENAEKIKLAAIELNYQPNQVAKSLRIRKTHTIGLVVADINYRFSTGITRAIEAEAKRLNFTVIFGSTNENREKFTELTNVLVNRQVDGLILVPGGDSQEQILHLQNSGIPFVLIDRYFPEIDTNYVALDNYKAAYDAVSYLVASGHKRISFINLKTNMFHLQERDRGYLDALKDHHLESHPEWLIHVKGDDLSKEIEPVLKPLLNSANKPDAIFLATDRLAIEALKRLNALGVKVPGDVSVLSFDESDAFDLFYCPVTHGRQPLEEMGEAAVKTLVNLINNQKIKKKLTFQAGFVPGKSCRET
- a CDS encoding dihydrofolate reductase family protein — protein: MPPKSKLPYVVCHMMSSVDGKILTKNWADTKTGKGSTGLYEKVHKKYDSQAWMCGRVTMERDFSDGLYTHHGEQTNETTDFVADAKAKSFAIAIDAKGKLAWKENNIDGDHLIEVLTAQVSQGYVDYLRDRGISYVIAGDKEVDLALALKKLTSLFPIKTIMLEGGGNLNGAMMKAGLVDELSLLLLPLADGTTATSVFEDGAVTEMKLKKVKELPGGVLWLNYKIRKAK
- a CDS encoding HAD family hydrolase; this encodes MEISKLEQLTNLSKGYKAYLYDCDGTLADNMGAHKETYIKVAANKGHVIEGDIIDELAGWPVVNVIEEINKKYGTDFDPLEFKELKYKLFLDEYIAHTLPIAHVVDHLRAHAGKVKIGVVSGSGRVAVEKTLEVLGIASLVEVMVCAGETEHGKPFPDPFLKAAKLLEVNPEDCLVFEDGEAGTIAATSAGMNWVRIDHL
- a CDS encoding cytochrome c peroxidase; the protein is MRSTFKVISAGLLAIIGFGLLSFHNTPASTSENVREKLVLQADSFLTAVHGLQSAATRGNKEVLQQRFKDVRLAYKRMEWATEYFDPLTSRQVNGPPVPETELSGLVIQPEGLQVIEQFLFPHFNPASRKQLNASLSKLKTNAEAYRDYFMHADLQDWQIMDALKLEVFRIETLGLNDFDDPLVHQCFAESAAALKSVGVVTRYYVQDNNDPLHELFDQAIGYLSRPVVFDRFDRAAFLTLYANPLTKALTHLHQQLNLPDVRYNRLLNQDAETLFDTKAFNRNAYIAAPEDSVTEKKIALGKKLFFDPRLSGTLTRSCASCHQPGKAFSDGMVKNLDIMGKKTIFRNTPTLINAALQPAQFYDLRAASLEEQIVDVIGNRDEMHGDIKLSTKKLWQDKYYTGLFNDAFPIKDRTAIDTGEVMNALASYIRSLTALNSRFDAYMQGDPKILTQTEINGFNIFMGKARCSTCHYMPLFNSTLPPRYVQMEAEVIGVPKMKNRKIIDPDPGLFGIQPLDFNRHAFKVTTVRNSSRTAPYMHNGVYKTLEEVIDFYNEGGGAGMGLKVPNQTLSADKLRLTAKEKKELIAFIKALDSHN
- a CDS encoding alkaline phosphatase family protein; this translates as MKNLNRRYFFIPAAALTLATCLSVSAFRDPEAPGINKVQHVVVIYMENHSFDNLWGQFKGADGLTSANKENIIQIDAEGKPYNTLPPVPRSSAFPTNLPNTYFNIDQYVAADQATPDVTHAFYQEQMQINGGKMDKFALYNYTKGLTMGYYTTAKLPLYELATKYTLCDHFFHSAFGGSFLNHQWLIAAASPEFPNAPENIKAQLDASGKMIKDGSVTPDGYAVNTSNSVNLHPKGANPATLIPNQNGPTIGDRLTDKGISWAWYSGGWNDAVAGKADPTFAFHHQPFAYFTKYAEGTEERKKHLRDETEFLEAAKKGTLPAVSFVKPIGLENEHPGASTVTAGESHAVKLINAVLNGPNAKDVVIILTYDENGGFWDHVAPPKIDKWGPGTRIPALIISPFAKKGFVDHTNYETVSIMAFIEKRWGLKPLNSRDQHADPLSHAFNF
- a CDS encoding polysaccharide deacetylase family protein; this encodes MKTIFFTFLFLATLAIAHAQQSITWPDGKKATIILTYDDALPSQLKNAVPELKKEKLTATFFLTSDIDSTSIPQWRNLAKKGYELGNHTVFHPCAGTDDNPVPSDHYTAYQIIREIEVMDRFLYAVDGKTKRTFAYPCAETIAGGKDYVDSLRKYTLVKYARDGGDSTAFITDFNHLDPFRVPSYGLEGGETGAQLIAFVKKVQQSGGLGIIMIHGVGGDYITISAEAHNELIRYLKANRKEIWIPTFQQGMDYVNKQIPLKAQKL
- a CDS encoding GH92 family glycosyl hydrolase, translated to MNKPIKILFSLTLLIISKANTVNAQTQPVYTKYVNTFIGTAPLNDPKILGYELPKGWRSWAGLTFPGSSLPNAMVQLSPMTAYGSGAGYQYEDSVIYGFTHTNKGHWNLCNIPILPVSNPQGNKFGSRFSHKKESSAPGFYQVYLEDYQVNVSLTSTLRSGYHKYEFKNNINRQILFDLGKANSRVSTWRIEQVGPNAVQGFQGGENVYFYAELNTKINKLEKTEEGQRSGYAMLYLADGGSTPVELKIGLSFVSEKNAKENLEKEIGSKSFDAIRNEATQTWEKLLANIQVKGGTEKQKRMFYSCLYRSFLWPALRSDVNGEFTDAKRNVVKTGARYYTEPSLWDTYRNKDVLLGLISPDVTLDVIKSLKDVGDKTGFIPTFFHGDHGASSIAGAYLRRIDNFDVEGTYKLLLRNANVEGGARPYITEYIQKGYISDPDIAKPEVETKAKAGVSKTLEYSYDDYSVAQIAKKLGDTANYRILMARSKNYKNMFDPSTRFMRGRLENGEWIRNFDPQHPYYEYMYREANAWQVSFFAPHDMPGLIKLYGGPKGFESKLDSLFTLPWNPNYIARNVETMIGQYCQGNQPDHEAPFAYIFINKPAKSQKILDHILNNLYGIGDEGLELSGMDDAGEMSSWYVFSALGLYPFSATDPKYIVTAPLFDEVKWTTSNGKTLTISKPGKGRAVTSVKVNGKVNNGYFVSHDLFKTGGKISIATN